One Arachis ipaensis cultivar K30076 unplaced genomic scaffold, Araip1.1 Aipa342, whole genome shotgun sequence DNA segment encodes these proteins:
- the LOC110268590 gene encoding LOW QUALITY PROTEIN: uncharacterized protein LOC110268590 (The sequence of the model RefSeq protein was modified relative to this genomic sequence to represent the inferred CDS: deleted 2 bases in 1 codon) — protein sequence LIVGPVECASSLWYGAIAVQLKYQCRRFSTISRLAGAGFRTLSELNHTRSLKIERYEVSFLAGQPLGYYGSWALFSLSHHFVMWLAAKMAYPNRVTPFKDYAILGDDVLITDGNVASHYREILSKLGVQIWISDSKSITSHTGCIEFAKRFWVKGMQVDLTPISVRALTGVNSSIGLSGHDGSPEKDPLGGC from the exons CTCATCGTTGGCCCTGTTGAATGCGCATCATCCCTATGGTATGGGGCGATTGCCGTTCAACTCAAGTATCAGTGTCGGCGATTTTCAACGATCTCTCGGCTTGCTGGTGCGGGTTTTAGGACACTTTCCGAGCTCAACCATACCCGTAGCTTAAAGATCGAAAGGTACGAAGTATCATTTCTGGCTGGTCAGCCACTCGGCTATTACGGCTCCTGGGCGCTGTTCTCCCTATCCCATCACTTTGTGATGTGGCTAGCGGCTAAAATGGCGTACCCGAACAGGGTGACCCCATTTAAGGACTACGCTATCCTCGGTGATGATGTTCTCATCACTGATGGTAACGTTGCGTCGCATTACCGGGAGATCCTTAGTAAGCTGGGCGTTCAG ATCTGGATATCTGATAGTAAGTCAATTACATCACATACTGGATGCATTGAGTTTGCTAAGCGATTTTGGGTGAAAGGAATGCAGGTCGATTTGACCCCTATTTCCGTAAGGGCCCTAACCGGAGTGAACAGCTCAATTGGTCTGT